A portion of the Adhaeribacter radiodurans genome contains these proteins:
- a CDS encoding response regulator transcription factor: MVKIAIVEDNQMLRENLEQRLTSFPGFIVVQVCTNGLQFLEIIQTSTSDNLPEVVLISIQMNLPDSIETTYQAKVKFPEMQFIILAVNNDDEHIFRAIQAGASGYLLKEEPTPVIAQAIWDIKDGGAYMSPSIAKKALEILRNQTLTSNKDAVTPASNLGTLSKRELEILELLTIGHSAQTISQKLFISSHTVQTHIKRIYNKLEVKNKWAAIKMAQDRKWFSK, from the coding sequence ATGGTAAAAATTGCCATAGTAGAGGATAACCAGATGTTGCGCGAAAACCTGGAACAGCGTTTAACATCCTTTCCGGGTTTTATAGTTGTTCAAGTATGTACCAATGGTTTGCAATTCCTGGAAATTATACAAACATCAACGTCTGATAATTTGCCGGAGGTGGTTTTAATTAGTATTCAAATGAACTTACCGGACAGCATCGAAACTACTTACCAGGCAAAAGTTAAATTTCCGGAAATGCAATTTATTATACTGGCAGTAAACAACGATGACGAACACATTTTCCGGGCAATACAAGCGGGTGCCAGCGGTTATTTACTAAAAGAAGAGCCTACACCGGTAATAGCCCAAGCCATTTGGGATATAAAAGATGGCGGCGCTTATATGTCGCCGAGTATTGCAAAAAAAGCTTTAGAAATATTGCGTAACCAAACGCTTACAAGTAATAAAGATGCTGTTACCCCGGCGTCCAATCTTGGAACATTATCGAAAAGAGAACTAGAAATTCTGGAATTATTAACCATAGGGCATTCGGCTCAAACTATCTCCCAAAAATTATTCATTAGTTCTCATACGGTTCAAACGCACATAAAAAGAATTTACAATAAATTAGAAGTAAAAAATAAATGGGCGGCCATTAAAATGGCGCAGGACCGTAAGTGGTTTAGTAAATAA
- a CDS encoding SAM-dependent methyltransferase encodes MAITKNKLYATFPRSARYDQQWVRQHSMGENVLFNLESLTALVSLKPGMRVLDLGCGKAISSIFLAKEYGVRVWAVDEAIAPTENLERVQEAGVAETVFPLEGNARELPFPEEYFDAVIVVDAYTYFGTDEKYLPYICKFIKPGGYLAIADVCFTREITTLQEVPPFLRKDFQNYWYFIHSINWWRQLWEKTGLVEITTAEELPAADLIRQEYIRDYQGKQHKDPFARALTADAAGIITFFRLIARRTDKNTYLQTYKPKSKS; translated from the coding sequence ATGGCTATTACTAAAAATAAATTATATGCTACTTTTCCCCGCTCTGCCCGGTACGATCAGCAATGGGTACGGCAGCACTCCATGGGCGAAAATGTATTGTTTAACCTGGAAAGTCTCACCGCTCTTGTATCTTTAAAGCCCGGAATGCGGGTATTGGATTTAGGATGCGGCAAAGCAATTAGTTCTATTTTTTTAGCCAAGGAATACGGCGTACGCGTATGGGCAGTAGATGAAGCCATTGCTCCGACCGAAAATTTAGAAAGAGTGCAGGAAGCAGGGGTAGCTGAAACGGTATTTCCATTGGAAGGCAATGCCCGGGAACTACCTTTTCCGGAAGAATATTTTGATGCGGTAATAGTAGTAGATGCCTATACTTACTTTGGTACCGACGAAAAATACTTACCTTACATTTGTAAATTTATTAAACCTGGAGGCTATCTGGCTATTGCCGATGTGTGCTTTACCCGAGAAATCACTACTTTGCAAGAGGTACCACCGTTTTTAAGGAAAGATTTTCAAAATTATTGGTACTTTATTCATTCTATTAACTGGTGGCGGCAACTTTGGGAAAAGACCGGTTTAGTAGAAATTACAACCGCCGAAGAACTACCCGCTGCTGACCTTATCCGCCAGGAGTACATTCGTGATTACCAGGGAAAACAACATAAAGATCCCTTTGCGCGCGCTTTAACGGCCGATGCAGCAGGTATTATCACTTTCTTTCGGCTTATTGCCCGCCGCACCGATAAAAACACTTATTTACAGACCTATAAACCTAAATCTAAGAGTTAG
- a CDS encoding oxidoreductase — protein MISTAPKTAIIAGASGLVGSYCLDLLLQSSRYKKVISIGRKLLPIEHPKLEQKLVDFEILESYHHSLIADDIFCCLGTTIKQAGSKENFYKVDFTYVMKLASITAANFASQFLVVSAMGADANSRIFYNQVKGKMEAAIKPLHFLGVHIFQPSLLLGQRHEKRLGEQAAQVFAKIFPFVFVGPLRPYKPIHARDVAKAMLYAAAQDGAGISIYSSARIAATAKL, from the coding sequence ATGATTTCTACTGCTCCTAAAACCGCGATTATTGCTGGTGCCAGTGGCTTGGTAGGCAGCTATTGCCTGGATTTACTTTTACAAAGTAGCCGCTACAAAAAGGTAATTTCAATAGGTAGAAAATTGTTACCCATTGAACACCCGAAACTGGAGCAAAAACTGGTGGATTTTGAAATTTTAGAAAGTTACCACCATAGCCTAATTGCCGATGATATTTTTTGTTGCCTGGGTACTACAATAAAACAAGCCGGCTCCAAAGAAAACTTTTATAAAGTAGATTTTACCTACGTGATGAAATTGGCGAGTATTACCGCAGCAAATTTTGCTTCTCAGTTTCTGGTAGTATCCGCGATGGGTGCCGATGCCAACTCACGCATATTTTACAACCAGGTAAAAGGTAAAATGGAAGCTGCCATAAAACCTTTGCACTTTTTAGGGGTTCATATTTTTCAACCTTCGTTGCTCTTAGGTCAGCGCCATGAGAAAAGATTGGGGGAGCAAGCAGCTCAGGTATTCGCTAAAATATTTCCTTTTGTTTTTGTCGGGCCATTACGCCCCTACAAACCCATTCATGCCCGCGATGTAGCAAAAGCTATGTTATATGCAGCTGCTCAAGATGGTGCCGGTATCAGTATTTATTCCTCTGCCCGGATTGCTGCCACCGCTAAGTTATAA